The following are encoded in a window of Plectropomus leopardus isolate mb chromosome 23, YSFRI_Pleo_2.0, whole genome shotgun sequence genomic DNA:
- the LOC121962529 gene encoding serine protease 27-like, giving the protein MTAAHCLTRDDLRTAEVVLGRNSLWGPNLNEVSRRLDKIECHPSYDFLTNENDICLLKLSAPVNFTEYIQPVCLASANSTFHTGVSSWIAGFGATDPDSSTLSDILQEVNVPIVGNNECRCTFPYLTDNMICAGFRAGGRDACQGDSGAPLVTKKGFTWVQSGVVSFGDGCARPLSPGVYTRVSEYQGWISGITGSDEPGFVTYTSSGFDNDLYFDCSTLYATTTRYPTYTPLTNKTTRTTTATTSLPYSFNTTCKDCNDKGGDSVFDSGENIIHFSHFTHFASLCLLLISLFVLIGDV; this is encoded by the exons ATGACAGCTGCTCACTGCCTAACAAG AGATGACCTCAGAACAGCAGAAGTTGTTCTGGGCCGCAACAGCCTGTGGGGTCCAAACTTGAATGAGGTGTCACGGCGACTTGACAAAATCGAATGCCATCCGTCTTATGACTTCCTGACCAACGAGAACGACATATGTCTTCTGAAGCTGTCGGCCCCTGTGAATTTTACAGAGTACATACAACCGGTGTGCTTAGCCTCGGCAAACAGCACTTTCCACACCGGGGTTAGCAGCTGGATCGCTGGTTTTGGTGCTACTGATCCTG ATTCATCCACCCTGTCCGACATCCTGCAAGAGGTGAATGTCCCAATAGTGGGGAACAATGAGTGCAGATGCACCTTTCCCTACCTCACAGACAACATGATCTGCGCCGGGTTCAGAGCTGGAGGGAGGGATGCATGTCAG GGAGACTCTGGGGCGCCACTGGTAACCAAAAAGGGTTTTACATGGGTCCAGAGTGGAGTTGTAAGTTTTGGTGATGGCTGCGCCAGACCTTTATCTCCTGGAGTTTACACTCGTGTGTCAGAGTACCAGGGCTGGATCAGCGGCATCACTGGCAGCGACGAACCCGGCTTTGTCACCTACACGTCCTCAGGATTTGACAATGACTTATACTTTGACTGTTCAACACTATACGCTACGACCACCAGATACCCCACTTACACACCACTCACTAACAAAACAACGCGCACTACCACAGCTACTACTTCACTGCCATATTCCTTTAACACCACTTGCAAGGACTGTAATGATAAGGGAGGTGACAGTGTATTTGACAGTGGTGAGAACATAATTCACTTCTCCCACTTCACTCACTTCGCCTCACTCTGTCTTCTGCTTATTTCGCTCTTTGTGCTGATTGGTGACGTATAA